The following DNA comes from Calditrichota bacterium.
TTTTTTCTTTTTCTCATAAAAATCAACATCAACCGTTGTGTCGAGCAACTCAGCAACAGCCAATTGCATTGTTGCTGGCGCGTTGACAAACCCCAGAATGCGCGTGCAGAAAATCAGTCCGTCAACAATTTTTTTCGCATCTTCCATTTCCGGATTGACAGCAATGTAGCCGATGCGGTCTCCCGGAATCGCCAGCGATTTTGACCAGGAATAGACCAAAAAACTGTTGTCGTACATCTGACAAATCGGCGGTACTTCCGTGTCATCATAGACAATTTCACGATAAGGCTCGTCTGAAATGATGTAAATGGGGCGTTTGCACTTTTTCTGTTTTTCGCGCATGAAATCGACAAATTTTTGAATCGTTTCTCTATCGTAAACTTTGCCCGTCGGATTGTTGGGATTGTTGATAATGATGGCTTTGGTTTTTTTGTTCATTTTTTTGTCGATTTTTTCGATGTCGAGATTGAAGTGTTCGTCAGTCTCGGCGATGACGACTTTACCGTGGTGATTGCGAATGTAAAATTGATATTCTGAAAAATAGGGCGCTAAAATGATAACTTCATCGCCCTGGTCCAGCAAAGTCCGCAGGATTACATTGATGCCGCCGCCGGCGCCGCAGCTCATGACCACGTGATTGCCGTTTGTTTTTAGAATATTTTTTCGCGTTAAATAGTCAGCAATTTTTTCTCTGACATCAGGATAGCCGGCATTGGGCATGTAACGATGGAGCCCCGAGTTTGTGCGACGGGAAATCTGCTCTATGATTTTAAAAAATTTTTGCGGTGGCTCGATGATCGGGTTTCCCAGACTTAAATCAAAAACATTTTCGGGTCCATGAATTTTTTTCAGCTCCGCGCCAACCTCAAACATGCGGCGAATCCATGAGCTTTTTTCCATGGCGTGGCTAATGTATTGGGATACCATAGATCGCCCTTTCTTTGATTTTATTCAAAATTTTGTTAAATTTTTTCGATTTCTTCCAGCAAAACTTCAATCACTTTTGATTCGGGAATCGTTTTGATCACCTGTCCCTTTTTGAAAAGCACGACTTTTCCTTTGCCGCCGGCGATACCAATATCTGCTTCACGCGCTTCGCCAGGGCCGTTGACAACGCAACCCATGATGGCGACTGTAACTGGTTTTTTAATGTGTTCTGTTTTGGCTTCAAATTCATCAATAATTTTGAATAAATCATATTCCAGTCTGCCGCAGGTCGGGCAGGAGATCAGTGTTATGCCGCGGCGTTTCAGTTTGAGCGCTTTCAAAATATTCAGACCGGCTTTAATTTCTTCCACCGGGTTGGCGGTGAGAGAGACGCGGATCGTGTCCCCGATGCCCTGCCGCAAAAGAGTTCCTATTCCGATGGCTGACTTTACCAGCCCAATGTCTTTTGTGCCGGCTTCCGTGACACCCAAATGGAGCGGATAATCCGTCAACGCAGCAAATTTTTGATTGGCTTCAATCATCATCAACACATCCGAGGCTTTGAGGGCGACAATTACATTGGAGAAATTGTATTTTTCGCACAACTCGACGTGTCGCATGGCACTTTCGACCATGGCGTCGGCGCAGGGCTGGCTATATTTATCGATCAAATCTTTTTCCAGTGATCCGGCATTGACGCCAATTCTCATGGGAATGGAGTGTTCGTTTGCCTTGTCCAGCACCTGCCGAATTTTTTCTTCGGAACCGATGTTGCCCGGATTAATACGAATTTTATCCGCGCCGGAGGCGATGGATTGCAACGCCAATTTATAATTGAAGTGGATGTCCGCCACGAGAGGAATGTGGATTTGACTTTTGATGCCTGCAATTGCCTGCGCCGCTTTCTCGTTAGGTACGGCGACGCGGACGATGTCGCAGCCAGCTTCTTCCAATTGAAAGATTTGCCGTACCGTAGCAGCGACGTCTGTGGTTTTTGTGTTGGTCATGGACTGAATGGTGATCGGGGAATTGCCGCCAATGGCAATGTTTCCGATTTTTACCTCGCGGGAAATTCGACGTTTTATGTGGAAGGTTTCAGATTGAGAATTTTTTGCGTCCATATACGTTCCTCGGTTTGTTAGAATATAGCAAATTGATTGAAAAAATGCAATAATAATTATTGATTTCTGGGAAAACGTAGAATAAAATTACATAAATTTGTGAGATTGAATAATAAAATTAAGTCAGCGGCCGAGCTTTCGATTCAAACGATGCAATCGGTAATGCAAACTTTCTTTCAGTTGCCGAATTTCAAAGGTCGGGTGCAATTGTTCTTTTATTTCAAGGGAAGATAAAGCGGACGTTACAATCTGATGAGCTTGCACAATGTCCTTTGCGTGATGTTCAAAATATTTGGCGAGTTCTTCGTAGGCTTCGAAAGAAAATGTGCCGGAAGAAATGATCTCACCCCATATCTCCGCTGCTCGCTTTATTTGCCCCATTCGTTTCAGAGAATAGGCGAGCCGAAGCTGCGTTTCCCGCTTTTCAAAGGGAGAAATATTTTCAGCCAGCAGTTGACGGTAAATTTCAATGGCATTTTCCAAATGCCCGTTTTTTTCGTAGTAAGATGCCAGGGAAAAAAGCTCTCGCGAATTTTCAGTTTCTTCCACCGGCGCACGATGCACCTGGTGCAGCCGGGCTGTGAGAGACACCAGTGAGAGGATGTCGATTTTATTGTGATAAAAAACTGGCAACAGAGGCGTGGGGTCGCCGCTGCGCAGATAGCGGAAATAGCGCTCGGGAATTTCCCAGGAAGGAACATCACCGTCACGGCTGACATTGAGCACGGATTTTTCCAGCGAAGAAAGTGAACAGTCAGGTAGGGAATTTTTCCAAACGCGTCTCGCCGCATGGAGCAAGTCCAGATGCACAGGCTCCGCAATGTCGCGCCAGATGCGGTGAAAAATCATCCGGCCTTTCAGCAGAGGCCAGTCGAAACTTTTCCCATTGAAACTGACGAGGCTGTCTTTTTCGGAAATCAATTCAGCGATGACGTGAAGCATGGCGTTTTCCTCTCCCGGATGCCGGAGAAAAAATTGTTTGACGTGGAATTGATTGTCTGCAAAATAGCCAAAGCCAGCGAGAAAAATGTAGGTGCCGCTGCCGCCGGACAGTCCAGTGGTTTCGGTGTCAAAAAATAATGATTTTTCCAAATTCAAATCGATGAGATTGGCGTCTTTGCCCGCTAATTGCAAATAGGAAGACGAAAGTTTCAGCGCCTCGCCAAGGGCAATGTCGCCGTGGACATAATCGCCATCGTATTTGTGGCTGATCACGAAAGCGGACTTGTAATTTTCGCCTGGAATAACCGACTCAATCGGAATCCGCTCCGTCGGAGACTTTTCAGCAGCGAATGGCGTCTTTCCGATCTGATCGATGAATTTTAATTTGTCGCGAATGTTCATAAACACAAGTTAAAAAAAATTTCGGCAAAAGCAATGAAAAATTACTTGTTTTTTACAGAAGTATGTTTTATATTTTCATTCATTCAATAATTCTTTAGGGAACAAATGGCAAAAAAATTTTTGAGCTTTCTTCTGTTAATAGTGTCTCTTTTTTTCTTTGCTTCCTGTCAGCAGCAAAGGCACCAGAAAATAGACGACGACACTTTTGTGCAGATCTACTGCGATGTG
Coding sequences within:
- a CDS encoding pyridoxal phosphate-dependent aminotransferase, with amino-acid sequence MVSQYISHAMEKSSWIRRMFEVGAELKKIHGPENVFDLSLGNPIIEPPQKFFKIIEQISRRTNSGLHRYMPNAGYPDVREKIADYLTRKNILKTNGNHVVMSCGAGGGINVILRTLLDQGDEVIILAPYFSEYQFYIRNHHGKVVIAETDEHFNLDIEKIDKKMNKKTKAIIINNPNNPTGKVYDRETIQKFVDFMREKQKKCKRPIYIISDEPYREIVYDDTEVPPICQMYDNSFLVYSWSKSLAIPGDRIGYIAVNPEMEDAKKIVDGLIFCTRILGFVNAPATMQLAVAELLDTTVDVDFYEKKKKLLYDRLTAAGYEIEEPKGTFYMFPKAPGGDDLAFTERAKNEKVLIVPGVGFGRAGYFRISYCMDDRTIENACDRLEKIV
- the ispG gene encoding flavodoxin-dependent (E)-4-hydroxy-3-methylbut-2-enyl-diphosphate synthase gives rise to the protein MDAKNSQSETFHIKRRISREVKIGNIAIGGNSPITIQSMTNTKTTDVAATVRQIFQLEEAGCDIVRVAVPNEKAAQAIAGIKSQIHIPLVADIHFNYKLALQSIASGADKIRINPGNIGSEEKIRQVLDKANEHSIPMRIGVNAGSLEKDLIDKYSQPCADAMVESAMRHVELCEKYNFSNVIVALKASDVLMMIEANQKFAALTDYPLHLGVTEAGTKDIGLVKSAIGIGTLLRQGIGDTIRVSLTANPVEEIKAGLNILKALKLKRRGITLISCPTCGRLEYDLFKIIDEFEAKTEHIKKPVTVAIMGCVVNGPGEAREADIGIAGGKGKVVLFKKGQVIKTIPESKVIEVLLEEIEKI
- a CDS encoding tetratricopeptide repeat protein, with product MNIRDKLKFIDQIGKTPFAAEKSPTERIPIESVIPGENYKSAFVISHKYDGDYVHGDIALGEALKLSSSYLQLAGKDANLIDLNLEKSLFFDTETTGLSGGSGTYIFLAGFGYFADNQFHVKQFFLRHPGEENAMLHVIAELISEKDSLVSFNGKSFDWPLLKGRMIFHRIWRDIAEPVHLDLLHAARRVWKNSLPDCSLSSLEKSVLNVSRDGDVPSWEIPERYFRYLRSGDPTPLLPVFYHNKIDILSLVSLTARLHQVHRAPVEETENSRELFSLASYYEKNGHLENAIEIYRQLLAENISPFEKRETQLRLAYSLKRMGQIKRAAEIWGEIISSGTFSFEAYEELAKYFEHHAKDIVQAHQIVTSALSSLEIKEQLHPTFEIRQLKESLHYRLHRLNRKLGR